The nucleotide sequence TGGCAGTTTCATTTCCCATGTTAATTCGTCGCTTTGGTTTGATGTTATGCTAGCAACATCTGATTCATCTAGCGACATGGAAGAGGTGGATCCCTTCTCATTTAGCTGTTTCTCCAGCGTTTCTACCTGGATCTTTAACTTGTACACTTCTTTCTCAAACTTCTTGCCGTAGTAATCGATATAGTAACTTGCACCATTCTTGGCAGCGTACAAGAATATGAATGTCAAGAACGCCGATGCAGCACCTTTATGGTTGAACCAAATGACACACAATATCATCGTAACCAATTGGTAAcaatattggaaaagagTGTACAACACCATTGGAAGTGGTGGGGGCAACTTAACAGCCCATGAGTTCTTGTACTGGTGGGTTGTCAAATACTCGAAGCTGGTCATTCTTTGACCCGACTTGATCTTCTGGCTGTTTCTTACCGTGATGAAATAATGGTACAAAGACTGCCATACGAGATAGTACATCGATGTGTAAAAGACATTCGTCTTGAAGTTCCAATCCTTAGAATTGATGGAAGCTGCAGCGGGAAATCTCCTCAGCTTCACTGGTTCCGATATAGCGTGTGTGATACAGTACATGGTCAAAGGTGGCATGATATGGATGAAACACGACGTGATCTTGTCCACCGAATGTATCACTAGCGAATTTCTCCACGTGATGATGGCGAACGACAAAGTACCAAACGTAAACGCAAAACAGGTCTGGTACAAGTGTGTAGACCCTGGAAGAGCCCAAATAAACAATAAGCACAACGCATTCACGAAGTAGCACAAGTCAGCCAAAAAATAGTGGTTGTTCGTCTTGTAATACGTATAAAACCGCACCGGCATTAACAAGCATAGCATTCCGGTATAGTATAGATGGAAGTGTTCCGGATACCTCCCAATGATGAAACCAATGAGAAAGATATTAAACAACGTAAACGGATAGAACGATTTCTCAAGAGTTGAGCTgttttgaaagaatattGATTGCAACGGCTTGTCTATTGTCTTTAACTTATTTAGGGTTTTGATCTTGAACTTGGCCAATTGGGGCGATAATTCAGCCTCCTGCAACGACAGCCTTGACTTCCCACTATGGAGCTTCTCCTTGATGTAATTCCTGGACGGCTGGCTGTAAGATTGCACTGTGGACGCAATAGGGTCCAAGAATTCGATAAAGGTTGCGAGCCGGATTCGAAAGGATTGCTGTTCCGACATTGTTCCCACTTTGCTAACGTTTGTGTTTATAACTAATATACCGTGTATCCGCGATAATATCTTGATTTCTGAGTTCTAAGTCAAGCTGAAACGTTTGTGTAGACCTCTTTTGTGGGTGTTAACCAAGTATGTTTACCCTTTATATCTTTTCGGTTTggtatttatatatgtatatatgtcCCCAAGATATATAAGCACATGGCATCTCTCGAATCggggaaaaaagaaaaacgcCTAGAAAATGTCGCGGGAAGCTCACGTGACCTTAAGACAAGTCCGAATCTGAAGGCGCATCACCATCAGGAATGGAAGATGGCTGGCTGTtgtttccttcttgaactGTATAATATCCATATACTATTATAACGAAATAATGGttggtatatatattacacAAAAACACCGTAGACATGCGAGCAGGCCCGGGGGATTATGTTTCTCCTCCATGGCGCGCTCTAGCAGTCCGCTTAAGCCAAAGCGGTCAAGATGTCGGAGTCACCAGCGTCCAAAACGGTCAAAACACCAACTCTGAACAACTTACCGACAGCAGTACCCAATTCGTTGTTACCACCTTGGAAGTAGTAGACCTTGGTCTTGGACAACATGGCGTAGTATTCCAATTCAGACTTTCTCAAGACTGGGGTGTTGGCAGCGATGATGATCAACTTAGCCTTACCTTGTCTCAAAGCCTTAACGGTAGACTTGTAACCCAAAGAGTACTTACCGGACTTGACAACAAGTGCCAACTTTTGACTGATGTTTTCTTGGTTCTTAGCTGGGGCCTGAACAAATATGATTTCAACAAACTCACTAACATATCTCATCGAGTCGGGGCTTTCTCGCTCAATGGTACATTGTAAATTGTTTGGGATGATTGTTAGTAAGAAGCTCAAGCTTGTCTATGGTAGCGTACCAAGAAAAATGCTCGTGATTCCAGCTTGGTGTGTGGGGGCTAGCTAAATGCTAGCCTCATCGCTAGGAACGCATGGCATTTGTCTCTGCTGCAGAAAATTCAATCTATACTGACCATCTCTGTGTATTTTAACTGGTGATATCTATTTGAACACTCCGGTCTGGTTTCTTaagatcaagaaagaacttCAAACGAGCTAAACAGCATAAAACAGGTACAACTCTTTTATCTAAAGTTGACGAaactgttgaagaagaagctatgGCAATATTCTTTTAGCTAGGAATAtggaggaagaaagaaaaaaaaagctttgAATGCGCTTGGCTGGCGAAATTTTTCATAATTTTGGGGGGAAATTGGGTGGCTTCTGAGCGGGACTGTTGCATGGAGTGTGTGGTGTACAGGTTGTTAAGAAATTTGAAACGTTTTTCTGGGAGTTTCTTTCCCAATGGGGAAATATggttttttgtttttcacaGAGGAGTTAGAGCGTCTGTCTGGGGCTGGCCTGTGGGTGGCCTGGACCTGGCCTGAGGGCGAGTTTGTTGTCCTGGGAGATTCTCTGCTGGGAGTTTCTCTGCTTGGGAGACCCTCCAGACTGGGCTGGTCCAGTAGGAGCAGGGCCCTGCCTCCTTGGTTTGGTGTGGGCAGGGACTAGCCTGGACTAGACTGGACTCCGCCTGGAGTGAACCTCCCGAGTCTTGCCAGAATCTAGGCAGGGAGCTGGGCAGAGAGCTAGGCAGACTCCAGTCCAGTCCCCCGCCCAGACGATCCATCGCATTTGCAACTTTCCAACATCCCGACAAACGTATTCTATTCAAAGTAAAGACAATATACTTATGAAGCATTGAAGGTTTAAGCATTGCTTACTACATAGGTATTGGAGGGGTTGGATTTAGAGGAATTAGAAGGACCAAGCCAATCGAGTGAAAAGGTATGACCCTATATGTTGAACAGTGGATGCGTCTCGGGTGAGCAGACATCAGAATTGTGAAGATAAGCTGGGGGATTTGTTGTGattaaaagaagttgcGAAATACTGCCAGGATATACCAGGATAACACTAGGATATACTAGGATATACTATCAGGATTCTACCACGTACCAGAGGACACGTCAggacatatatatttccaaaCTTGGCCGGAATAAGTTGTATCACCAGGAGGAAGATATATTATCAGAATAGAAAGATTACTTTCCAAGTATTGCCAaataaaaccaaaccaaacacAAGTTTCACATCGTCTTGTCTTCGCTTGGATAGTCGCAAACCTAGATATAAGCATTGCTCTCCCtcgttattattatagAAAAAACCCCAATTACTAACATTTTTACCGACTATCGttgtcattattttctCCCCCCAGATAAGAAATGAAGGTCGAAATTGATTCCTTTTCCGGTGCTAAGATCTACCCAGGTAGAGGTACCTTGTTTGTCCGTGGTGACTCCAAGATCTTCAGATTCCAATCTTCTAAGTCTGCTTCTTTGTTccaccaaagaaagaacccaagaagaattgcTTGGACTGTTTTGTACAGAAGACACCACAAGAAGGGTATCACCGAAGAAGTCGCCAAGAAGAGATCCAGAAAGACCGTCAAGGCTCAAAGAGCTGTCGTTGGTGcttctttggaattgatcaaggaaagaagatcCTTGAAGCCAGAAGTTAGAAAGGctcaaagagaagaaaagcaaaAGGCTgacaaggaaaagaagaaggctgcTAAGGCTGCTAGAAAGGCTGAAAAGGCTAAGTTGGCTGCTTCCGGTCAAGCTAAGATCTCTAAGCAACAAGCTAAGGGTGCCTTCCAAAAGGTTGCTGCTACCTCCCGTTAAAgcaaatatataaaataaagaattAAATTTGAACCACTTTTTTCAAGCTTTATCAAAGATGGATAGAGAGTTTTGTGTGtgagagaaagagagaacaaAGACCTCGCATGGTGTAGCTCGTGGGAATCCCTTTCTAATGTTCTATGTTTCACATTGAAGCCTCCCGCTGCTGCGCGAGTACCCTGCTCTCCCTCTCGCGCTCATTCCTTCTGTCTctctacttttttttatatacatcttctttggaaacCCCTATATAGTAAGTTATAATCTCACCATTTGTATCAAGAGCATAGGGACCAACGGTGCTGCCGCTAGGTTGTGCTTGTTCCAGGTCACCGACCTACTGGTtgtggtattttttttttttttttattgtatgAGTATGTGCTTACAGTTGTGTCTTGTCTGTGCAACTACTCAATACAGTAATTACATAGCAAAAGCGAAAGAGTGACACTTTCATGTAGATGTTTCAATTCAACATTCGAAACCGGCCATCTAGATCGAGTGaatgtgtgtatgtatgtgtgtcAAGTGAGCTGAACGTTCT is from Kluyveromyces marxianus DMKU3-1042 DNA, complete genome, chromosome 2 and encodes:
- the GPC1 gene encoding glycerophosphocholine acyltransferase, coding for MSEQQSFRIRLATFIEFLDPIASTVQSYSQPSRNYIKEKLHSGKSRLSLQEAELSPQLAKFKIKTLNKLKTIDKPLQSIFFQNSSTLEKSFYPFTLFNIFLIGFIIGRYPEHFHLYYTGMLCLLMPVRFYTYYKTNNHYFLADLCYFVNALCLLFIWALPGSTHLYQTCFAFTFGTLSFAIITWRNSLVIHSVDKITSCFIHIMPPLTMYCITHAISEPVKLRRFPAAASINSKDWNFKTNVFYTSMYYLVWQSLYHYFITVRNSQKIKSGQRMTSFEYLTTHQYKNSWAVKLPPPLPMVLYTLFQYCYQLVTMILCVIWFNHKGAASAFLTFIFLYAAKNGASYYIDYYGKKFEKEVYKLKIQVETLEKQLNEKGSTSSMSLDESDVASITSNQSDELTWEMKLPTKS
- the RPL24 gene encoding 60S ribosomal protein eL24, which gives rise to MKVEIDSFSGAKIYPGRGTLFVRGDSKIFRFQSSKSASLFHQRKNPRRIAWTVLYRRHHKKGITEEVAKKRSRKTVKAQRAVVGASLELIKERRSLKPEVRKAQREEKQKADKEKKKAAKAARKAEKAKLAASGQAKISKQQAKGAFQKVAATSR
- the RPL30 gene encoding 60S ribosomal protein eL30, with the translated sequence MRYVSEFVEIIFVQAPAKNQENISQKLALVVKSGKYSLGYKSTVKALRQGKAKLIIIAANTPVLRKSELEYYAMLSKTKVYYFQGGNNELGTAVGKLFRVGVLTVLDAGDSDILTALA